GTGAATCTAAAGGGCAGTTGGATGATGACTATGTCGTAGATAGGGTCATGGATATCAATACCGGAATCAAAGATACCTTCGTTTTTTCCAGTGGCAAAAATATGGGCGTATTTAAGGGAGTTGGCTATCCTGAGGAGATAGCTGAATATTTCTGTTTGGAAGGTTATGAAGGATACCTGTGGACAGCACATGGCAGATTTCCTACTAACACCCCTGGTTGGTGGGGTGGGGCGCATCCGTTTAACATCCTGGATTGGACGGTAGTGCATAATGGTGAAATCTCGTCTTATGGCATAAACCGGCGCTATCTGGAGCAATTTGGCTATCATTGCACTCTACAGACTGATACTGAAGTGGTGGCTTATGCCGTTGACCTTCTAATTCGAAAACATTGTCTTCCCATAGAGGTAGTGGCCAAGATACTGGCGCCGCCTTTCTGGAATGATATAGAGCGCCGCCCTCTAGAAGAACAAGAGTTTTTCCAGGCTTTGCGTCAGGTGTACGGCAGTCTTTTGATGAATGGACCTTTCACCATAATCATTGCTCATCAAGGTGAAATGATTGGGCTTACTGATAGGATTAGGCTGCGCCCGCTAACTGCTGGCATAAAAGACCAAATGCTTTATCTCTCTTCAGAAGAGTCGGCAATTCGGCTGATTTGTCCTGACCTAGATAAGGCGTGGATTCCTATGGGTGGTGAGCCCATAATAGGTAGTTTAGAGAAACCGCTTCAACTAAGAAAAGGTATGGTGCCGGAGAAAGTGGCCAAAGTAAGATAGTTTGCAAAGAAGGATTCATAGCTATGCTGACAAAAAGAATTATACCTTGTCTTGATGTAACTCAGGGTCGTGTAGTGAAAGGTACAAGCTTTACAAACCTGTGTGATGCTGGTGACCCTGTGGAGCTTGCCTCATTTTACTACGGGGAAGGCGCTGATGAATTAGTTTTCTTGGATATCGGGGCTACCCCTGAAGGCCGTGATATTATGGTGGACGTAGTTGAATCTGTCTCGAAACAGGTTTTTATTCCACTTACTGTCGGTGGCGGACTGCGCAGTCTTGAAGATATGAGGCGTATGCTTGAGGCAGGCGCTGACAAAATTAGTGTGAACACTGCTGTTGTTTACGGCTCTGACCTCGTTGCCGAAGCAGCGCGTAGGTTTGGCTCTCAGTGCGTTGTGGTGGCTATAGATGCCAGACGGAACGAGAATGGCAACAAACCCGGGTGGGAAGTTTACACTCATGGTGGTCGAGTATCAACAGGCATAGATGCTGTGGGATGGGCAAAGAGGGCTGTTGAGTTGGGGGCGGGCGAAATACTGTTAACCAGTTGGGATGCGGATGGTCACAGGGCAGGCTACGATTTAAAGTTAACCAGCGCTATCAGCGAGGTGGTGACAGTGCCAGTTATTGCCAGTGGTGGTGCTGGAAGTCTGGAGCATTTGTATCAGGCACTTGTAGTCGGCAAAGCTGACGCAGTCCTTGCAGCCAGCATCTTTCACTACCGCACCTACTCTATACGTCAGGCAAAAGCCTATCTAGAGGAAAAAGGGATTCCGGTAAGAACAGATCAATAGATTGGAGTATCAAGATGAAGACTTATTTGCCACCAAAATTCATAATAGAAAGGGATTCAAACCGCTGCATCCAGTGCCAGGTGTGTGTCAATCAATGCAGTTTCGATGTGCACCATTATGATGCTGCTGATGATGAGGTGAGAAGCCAGGAGGAAAACTGCGTTGGCTGTCATCGGTGTGTGGTCTTCTGTCCTACTAATGCCGTGAGCATCAGGAAGAACCCTCTAGATTACAGGGAGAATTATAACTGGCGTCCTGAGGTAATTGAAGACATTATCAAGCAGTCGGAGACGGGTGGCGTCCTTCTTACTGGTATGGGGAATGACAAGAGCTATCGCGTATATTGGGACCATCTGGTTCTAAATGCCAGCCAAGTAACAAATCCTTCAATCGACCCGCTGCGTGAGCCTATGGAGCTGGTCACATATATCGGTCGTAAACCAGACAAGATCGAGGTTAGTGAAGGCGCCCTTAAGTTGAAGACGAAGCTGGCTCCCCAGGTCAAATTAGAAGTGCCGGTGATATTCTCTGCCATGTCTTATGGAGCAGTAAGTATAAATGTCCAGGAATCTCTCGCTCGAGCGGCTACTGAGTCTGGCACTTTGTGGAATACCGGTGAAGGCGGACTGCATCCGAAGCTGTACAAGTATGGCAAGAACACCATAGTCCAGGTAGCTTCGGGGAGGTTTGGCGTACATCCTGAGTACCTAGATGCTGCCGCAGTAGTTGAAATTAAGATCGGTCAAGGAGCTAAGCCTGGCATTGGTGGACATCTCCCTGGGGAGAAAGTGAGTGCCGAGGTAGCTATGACTCGCATGATTCCTAAGGGAACCGATGCTCTATCTCCAGCACCACAGCACGATATCTACTCTATAGAGGATTTGGCTCAATTAGTTTATGCTCTTAAAGAGGCTACGGACTACACCAAGCCAATATCGGTGAAAATAGCTGCTGTTCATAACTCGGCGGCAATTGCCAGCGGCATGGTTAGGGCAGGAGCGGACATGATAGTTCTCGATGGGTTGCGAGGTTCTACAGGTGCAGCTCCCAAAATCATCCGTGACAATGTTGGCATTCCAATTGAGATGGCTCTGGCCTCGGTGGATACGCGACTAAGGCAGGAGGGTATACGCAATCAGGCATCGGTAGTTATTGCTGGTGGCATCAGAAACAGTGGTGATGTGGCTAAAGCAATTGCTCTTGGCGCTGATGCTGTCTATATTGGCACTGCAGCTCTGATGGCTTTGGGTTGTACTTGTTGCCAGCAGTGTCATACCGGCAAGTGTGCTTGGGGTATTTGCACCAGCGACCTTGCTTTGACCAAAAGAGTTAATCCTGACATAGGAGCTAGACGTCTGGCCAACCTCCTTCGAGGTTGGAGCATTGAATTGAAGGATATACTCGGCGGTATGGGCATTAATGCCTTAGAGAGTCTGCGTGGCAATAGGCTGGCCTTAAGAGGTATTGGACTCACCGATACGGAGATGGAAATCTTAGGAGTAAGGATGGCAGGAGGTTAAAAATGGCACGTGCCGTCAAAGAAAAACAGAACTCAGTAGTGGAAATCGATGCCAGAGGCATTTTGGCTCGTGAGCTGAATGCTCGATTGAAGGCAGTTGTAGGTAACGGTACTAAAAGAATCGAGCTTCGAAATGTCTATGGACAGAGGTACATTGGCACCGACTTGGGTAAGCCCGTTGAGATTGAGATATTCGGCACGCCGGGGAATGACTTAGGAGCATTCATGGATGGGCCCAGAATTATCGTGCACGGCAACGCCCAAGATGGCTGCGGAAACACCATGAACGAAGGGGAAATCATAGTCCATGGTCATGCCGGCGACATCACCGGCTTATCGGCTCGGGGCGGCAAGATTTTTATAAGAGATGGTGTCGGCTATAGAGCCGGCATACACATGAAAGAATACGGAGATAAAAAGCCAGTGCTGGTCATCGGGGGAACTGCTCAGGACTTCCTCGGTGAATATATGGCTGGTGGAATTTTGGTCATTCTCGGCTTGAATTTGAAAGACGGCGAAACGCATCGCGCTAACTACATAGGGACAGGTATGCATGGTGGTGTTATCTATCTCAGGGGAAATGTCGCTGATTTCCAGTTAGGTAAAGAAGTGGGTGTGGCTGAGCTTGATGGGGATGACCACCTGAATTTAGAGAAGTACGTGGGCGAATTTGCATCTTACTTTGGTCATAATGCAAAGGAAATATTGAGGCACAGATTCATTAAGCTATTCCCACTTTATCTACGGCCGTACGGTAGGCTCTATGCTTATTAGTTAGGGAGGCTTTGAAAATGATTGGGCAAGAGACACGCGAGATAGAAAGAAAGATAGCTGCGATTCTAAGAGTGCTTAGCGATTCACCGGAACCACTGGGTGGTAGAGTGATATCTCGTCGACTTAAGGCACATGGTATAGACCTCGGCGAGAGGGCGGTGAGGTATCATCTCAAAATAATGGATGAGCGAGGCCTTACCCGGTCCATAGGTTATCGGGATGGCAGGTCAATCACTCAGCCCGGGCTTGAGGAGTTGAGGAGCGCATTGGTCTGCGATAAGGTGGGCTTTGTAACCGACAGGCTTGAGCTGCTTGCTTATCTAACTAGTTTCGATATGTCTGACCATACCGGGTATATTCCAATCGACGTATCTCTATTTCCCAAAAGAGAATTCACTCGAGCCCTAGAGGCGATGAAGTGTATTTTTGAAACTAGTCTCTGTTCCAGTAATCAAGTGGCTGTGGCTTCTGAGGGTGAAAGATTGGGAGAGACAATTGTTCCTCAAGGCAAAATAGGCTTTGCTATGGTGTGCAATGCCGTGTTCAGTGGGTCATTGCTTAAGGCTGGGATTCCGATAGATTCTAGGTTTGGCGGCATACTGCAGGTACGAGATCACATTCCGATGCGCTTTGTTGACCTTATTGAATACGAAGGATCTACGCTTGACCCGTTTGAGATATTCATTGCTGGAAGGATGACTTGTGTCATTGAAGCTGCAAGGAGAGGCGCAGGTAAGATACTTGCTAGCTTCCATGAGATTCCGATGCCCTCAAGATCAGCGGTTGAAGCAGTCCTGGAAAGATTAAGATTAGCTAACCTCTGCAATTCAGTCAAGCTGGGGAAGGCAAATGAGCCAGTGTGCGAAATCCCTGTGAGGCTAAACAAAGTTGGGTTGGTGCTTCTCAGCGGGCTTAACGCTGTGGCAGCGGCTGCAGAAACCGGTATAGATGTGACCAGTAAGGCGATGAACGGTGTCATTGGCGTTGGAGAATTAAGGAGTTTTTGGAGTTTGTAAGTGCTTACATATTGAGTGGATTGACGTTGTAAGAGGTATTAGCTTTGCACAGAGTATTCATAATAGCTAAAGACGACGGGGAAATTAAGGAACTGCATTCAGGGCTTACCCGTATGGGTTTTGTCTGTTCGGTTGCTAATAATAGCTCAAATTTATCTGAGGAGCTTATAAAACAAGCGTGTGATGTTTTGTTTATGGACATGGATGGATCACCAGCTTCAGCCCAGACTGAGTCGATGCTAGAGCAGCTCCGTGAATTGAGGATAACAAGACACTTTCCTGCTATCGCCCTTATCTCCGGTGAAGGATTAAGTCATTTTGATTCGAATTTGGAGATAGATGATTTCGTGGTTAAACCCTGGGACATAGCCGAGCTGGTGATTAGAGCAAAGCGAGTCATCAAGCGGGCAAAAAATGTACGAAGCGAAGATTTAGTAATATGCGACGATCTGGTGATAGACATCGATAAATGCGAAGTGTCCATCGATGGTAGGCTACTTGCTCTGACCTTTAAGGAATATGAGCTGCTTAAATTCCTAGCCAGGAATAAAGGAAGGGTTTTTGCACGAGAGGTTCTGCTCAATGAGGTCTGGGGATACGACTACTACGGCGGCGATAGGACGGTGGATGTGCACATAAGGAGACTGAGAAGCAAGCTCAACGACCCCGATAATACCTATATTCAAACCGTGAGGAATATTGGCTACAGATTCAGCAATGGAGTATAGACGATGAACCGCCATAGTAGGATTCTCTGCAAGATTCGCAACATATATTTAACATGTC
This is a stretch of genomic DNA from Chloroflexota bacterium. It encodes these proteins:
- the hisF gene encoding imidazole glycerol phosphate synthase subunit HisF — protein: MLTKRIIPCLDVTQGRVVKGTSFTNLCDAGDPVELASFYYGEGADELVFLDIGATPEGRDIMVDVVESVSKQVFIPLTVGGGLRSLEDMRRMLEAGADKISVNTAVVYGSDLVAEAARRFGSQCVVVAIDARRNENGNKPGWEVYTHGGRVSTGIDAVGWAKRAVELGAGEILLTSWDADGHRAGYDLKLTSAISEVVTVPVIASGGAGSLEHLYQALVVGKADAVLAASIFHYRTYSIRQAKAYLEEKGIPVRTDQ
- a CDS encoding FMN-binding glutamate synthase family protein, with the protein product MKTYLPPKFIIERDSNRCIQCQVCVNQCSFDVHHYDAADDEVRSQEENCVGCHRCVVFCPTNAVSIRKNPLDYRENYNWRPEVIEDIIKQSETGGVLLTGMGNDKSYRVYWDHLVLNASQVTNPSIDPLREPMELVTYIGRKPDKIEVSEGALKLKTKLAPQVKLEVPVIFSAMSYGAVSINVQESLARAATESGTLWNTGEGGLHPKLYKYGKNTIVQVASGRFGVHPEYLDAAAVVEIKIGQGAKPGIGGHLPGEKVSAEVAMTRMIPKGTDALSPAPQHDIYSIEDLAQLVYALKEATDYTKPISVKIAAVHNSAAIASGMVRAGADMIVLDGLRGSTGAAPKIIRDNVGIPIEMALASVDTRLRQEGIRNQASVVIAGGIRNSGDVAKAIALGADAVYIGTAALMALGCTCCQQCHTGKCAWGICTSDLALTKRVNPDIGARRLANLLRGWSIELKDILGGMGINALESLRGNRLALRGIGLTDTEMEILGVRMAGG
- a CDS encoding DUF128 domain-containing protein; protein product: MIGQETREIERKIAAILRVLSDSPEPLGGRVISRRLKAHGIDLGERAVRYHLKIMDERGLTRSIGYRDGRSITQPGLEELRSALVCDKVGFVTDRLELLAYLTSFDMSDHTGYIPIDVSLFPKREFTRALEAMKCIFETSLCSSNQVAVASEGERLGETIVPQGKIGFAMVCNAVFSGSLLKAGIPIDSRFGGILQVRDHIPMRFVDLIEYEGSTLDPFEIFIAGRMTCVIEAARRGAGKILASFHEIPMPSRSAVEAVLERLRLANLCNSVKLGKANEPVCEIPVRLNKVGLVLLSGLNAVAAAAETGIDVTSKAMNGVIGVGELRSFWSL
- a CDS encoding response regulator transcription factor, giving the protein MHRVFIIAKDDGEIKELHSGLTRMGFVCSVANNSSNLSEELIKQACDVLFMDMDGSPASAQTESMLEQLRELRITRHFPAIALISGEGLSHFDSNLEIDDFVVKPWDIAELVIRAKRVIKRAKNVRSEDLVICDDLVIDIDKCEVSIDGRLLALTFKEYELLKFLARNKGRVFAREVLLNEVWGYDYYGGDRTVDVHIRRLRSKLNDPDNTYIQTVRNIGYRFSNGV